A genomic segment from [Flavobacterium] thermophilum encodes:
- the guaB_2 gene encoding Inosine-5'-monophosphate dehydrogenase: MIVEQIMKTRVVTLRPTNTIAEALQLLRHHRIRHLPVIDESGRLIGLVTDRDLRDASPSIFHLHEHLEDLQKPVSAIMKTDLIVGHPLDFVEEAATLFYEHRIGCLPIVNHGKLVGIITQTDLLRTFIELTGVHQPGSQIEIKVPNEAGMLSKAAAIISERHVNIASVLVYPAPDPNEKILVFRVQTMNPLPLIRDLQNAGYHVLWPNLPGVTS, translated from the coding sequence ATGATTGTCGAACAAATCATGAAAACGCGGGTGGTGACACTCCGTCCCACGAATACGATCGCCGAAGCGCTGCAGCTGCTAAGACATCACCGCATCCGCCATCTGCCGGTCATCGATGAAAGCGGGCGGTTGATCGGCCTTGTGACCGATCGCGATTTGCGCGACGCGAGCCCGTCCATTTTCCATCTTCATGAACATCTGGAAGACTTGCAAAAACCGGTCAGCGCGATTATGAAAACCGACCTCATCGTCGGCCATCCGCTCGATTTCGTCGAAGAGGCGGCCACGCTCTTTTACGAGCACCGGATCGGCTGCCTGCCAATCGTCAACCATGGGAAGCTCGTCGGCATCATCACGCAAACGGATTTGCTCCGCACGTTCATTGAATTGACCGGCGTTCACCAGCCGGGGTCGCAAATCGAGATCAAAGTGCCGAACGAGGCCGGCATGTTAAGCAAAGCGGCGGCCATCATCAGCGAGCGCCATGTGAACATCGCCAGCGTCTTGGTGTATCCAGCTCCGGATCCGAATGAGAAAATTTTAGTTTTCCGCGTGCAGACGATGAATCCGCTTCCATTGATCCGCGATTTGCAAAACGCCGGCTATCACGTGCTATGGCCGAACTTGCCGGGGGTTACGTCATGA
- the acuC gene encoding Acetoin utilization protein AcuC codes for MSRNCAFVYSEQFLQYKFHDDHPFNQLRVKMTYDLLCTLGALEDRQIVAPRMATDDELALIHDRSYIEAVKAAGRGELSEAAAQNYGLGTEDTPIFPNMHEASALLVGSTLTAVDVVLSGAAEHALNLGGGLHHGFRGKASGFCVYNDSAVAIQYIREKYGLRVLYVDTDAHHGDGVQWAFYDDPNVCTFSIHETGRYLFPGTGNVNERGLGAGYGYSFNIPVDAFTEDESWIAAYTTALREIADFFRPDVIVTQNGVDAHYYDPLTHLSVTMKTYRAIPKLAHEIAHEYCGGRWIAVGGGGYDIWRVVPRAWALLWLEMTGQADVSGPLPDEWRERWQPLSPVALPLEWDDPDDLYPPIPRKAEISEKNAQTVEKALYFIRSQRPAR; via the coding sequence ATGAGCCGAAACTGCGCATTCGTCTATAGCGAGCAATTTCTTCAGTACAAATTTCATGACGACCATCCGTTCAACCAGCTGCGGGTCAAAATGACATACGACTTGCTTTGCACGCTCGGCGCGCTCGAAGACCGCCAGATCGTCGCCCCGCGCATGGCGACCGATGACGAGCTGGCGCTCATTCACGACCGCTCCTACATCGAGGCGGTGAAAGCGGCCGGGCGCGGCGAACTGTCGGAAGCGGCGGCGCAAAACTACGGCCTTGGCACCGAAGATACGCCGATTTTCCCGAACATGCACGAGGCGAGCGCCCTCTTGGTTGGCAGCACGCTGACTGCTGTCGACGTGGTTCTTTCCGGAGCAGCCGAGCATGCCCTCAACTTGGGCGGCGGTCTGCACCACGGCTTCCGCGGCAAAGCGTCCGGCTTTTGCGTCTACAACGACAGCGCGGTCGCCATTCAATACATCCGGGAGAAATACGGACTGCGCGTGTTGTACGTCGACACGGACGCCCACCACGGCGACGGGGTGCAATGGGCGTTTTACGACGATCCGAACGTTTGCACGTTTTCCATTCATGAAACGGGGCGCTATTTGTTCCCAGGGACCGGAAATGTCAACGAGCGCGGCTTAGGCGCAGGCTACGGCTATTCGTTCAACATTCCCGTTGATGCGTTCACGGAAGACGAATCATGGATCGCCGCCTATACGACCGCGCTTCGGGAAATCGCCGACTTTTTCCGCCCGGATGTCATCGTGACGCAAAACGGCGTCGACGCCCACTATTACGATCCGCTCACCCATTTGTCGGTGACGATGAAAACGTACCGCGCCATTCCGAAGCTCGCGCACGAAATCGCACATGAATATTGCGGCGGACGCTGGATCGCCGTCGGCGGCGGCGGCTATGACATCTGGCGCGTCGTGCCGCGGGCATGGGCGCTCCTTTGGCTCGAGATGACGGGACAAGCCGATGTGTCCGGCCCGCTGCCGGATGAGTGGCGCGAACGTTGGCAACCGCTTTCACCCGTCGCGCTTCCGCTTGAGTGGGACGACCCGGACGACTTGTATCCCCCGATTCCACGCAAGGCGGAAATCAGCGAAAAAAATGCGCAGACGGTGGAGAAAGCGTTGTATTTCATCCGCAGCCAGCGGCCGGCACGGTGA